The nucleotide window AGGAGTCCGCGAGCCCGGAGACCACCGCGAAGGACGAGTCCTCCCTGGTCTCGCTCCCGCTGTGGGAGCTCACCTGGTCGAGCCGGATCGCTCCGCCGCTCAAGTGCCAGTACCGGTCCGGGTAATTGACGGCCTGTACGGATTTCCGCGACGAGGACGTCGAGGAGGAGGGCGGCTTGTTCGAGCCCGAGGACCCCGACGACCCTGAGGACTTCGACGGCTTCGGGTCCGGCTTGCTGCCGCCCTCTTGGCTCTCGGACGAGGAGTCCGAGTCGTCGTCCGAGCCCTTGGCGTCGTCCGACTTGCCCTTCGAGGACTCCTTCTCGCTCTGCGGCTTCGACAGACCACTCTTGCCGTCCGGCGCCGACGTCGGGGACGCGGGCAGCGTGATGCCGGGGGTCACGGCGTCACCGGCCGAAGTGGTCCGGCCCGTGCGCTCCCTTGACTTGTCGTCGCTCTCGCTGTTCTGCATGACGAGCGCGGTCACACAGGAGGAGACGACAGCCAGGGCCAGCGCACCGGCCAGCCAGAGCCGACGGGTGCCGGGTATTCGGCCTTCGTCCGGAGCCTCGCCGGTCTCCCAGACCTTCGCGGGTCTGGGCGCGGGGAGCTGGGGAGTTGACTGGTCCGGAGCAGGTCCGGATTTCTTTGGTGGCATGCGCGGTTCCCTTGGCGCCGCTCGGGGCGGGCGCGAATTCGTCCTGCGGGTTCGACAGGGGATGAGCGGTGTCACCGGTATGCGAGACCTTGGCGGTCGTCACAGATCCGGAAGATTGACCGTTGAAACAGTAGTGGACCAAGTGGTCTTTGAGTGAGTGCTTCCATAACGGAACGGCCCCGAAAGCAGGGGCTCTTGGGGCCTGGAGGGGGTCTTGGTACGGACCGCCGCGTCCGAATGTGGCGTTACGGCGCGATCCGTGCGGACGTGGTCGCGTACGCGGCCTACGCGCGTCATGTGTACGGACGTACGCATCGATGTGTACGATCGTACACATGGGATATCTACTGCTCGCCGGAGCCATCGCCGCCGAGGTCGCCGCCACCACCGCCATGAAGTACAGCGAGGGCTTCAGCCGGCTGTGGCCCTCGGTGGTGACCGGCCTCGGCTACCTCGTCTCGTTCGTGCTGCTCGCCCAGGCGCTGAAGTCCATGTCGATCGGCACGGCCTACGCCATCTGGTCCGGCGCCGGCACCGCGACCGTCGCCGTGATCGGGCTGGTGCTCTTCGGTGAGTCCCTGGGCCTCGCCAAGGTCGCCGGAATAGCGCTGATCATCGCCGGAGTGGTGGTGCTGAACCTGGGAGGTGCCCACTGATGGCCCGTCGGTACGACCCCGAGCGGCGACAGCGGATCATCGACGCGGCGATCCGGGTGGTGGGCGAGAAGGGCATCGCCGGGCTGAGCCACCGCGCTGTCGCGGCCGAGGCGGACGTACCGCTCGGCTCGACGACGTACCACTTCACCACCCTGGACGAGCTCATGGTCGCCGCGCTGCGACAGGCCAACGAGGGTTTCGCGAAATCCGTCGCAGCGCGCGACGCCCTGCGGGACCCCGGCACCGACCTCGCCGCCGAACTGGCCGCACTGGGCGGTGAATGGTTCGCCGGTGACCGCACGGGCCTGGAGGTGGAGTACGAGCTCTACCTCGCCGCTCTGCGCAGGCCCGCCCTGCGGCCCGTGGCCGACGAGTGGGGCCGGGCCTTCGCCGACTCGCTCGCCCGCCGCACCGACCCGGTGACCGCGCGGGCGCTGGTCGCGCTGATCGACGGCATCTGTCTGCAGGTGCTGCTGACGGGGGCGCCCTACGACGAGGAGTACGCGCGGGAGGTACTGGCGCGGGTGATTCCCCGAGGAACCCCTCGGCGCGAGTCGTGAACCTTCTTCCGCCCATCGGGGAACAGGGGGTGACAGGAACACGGCGAAAGCAGAGGGCGGGCTTGTGACGAGCAGGGGGAGAACCTGGTGAGCGGACCACCGCAGGCGCAGTTAGAGGACGACGCAGAGGTCGTCGCCCAGTCGCTGGAACAGCCGGAGCTGTTCGCACGGCTCTACGACCGCTACGCGCCGGACATCCACCGCTACGTGGCCCGGCGACTCGGCGACGGCATGGCCGACGACATCACCGCCGACACCTTCCTCACGGCGTTCCGCATCCGCGGCCGCTACGACCGGAACCACGCCAACGCCCGCCCCTGGCTGTACGGCATCGCGGGCAACCTCATCGGCAAGCACCGCCGTACCGAGGTGCGGGCCCTCAAGGCGCTGGCGCGCACCGGCCACGACCCGGTCGCGGCGTCCTGGAGCGAGACCTGGGTCGAGCAGACCGACAGCAGGGTGGCCGCGCAGGGACCGCTCGCCGGAGCGCTGGCGGCGCTGTCGTCGGGGGACCGGCACGTGCTGTTGCTCGTCGCCTGGGCCGACCTCGGCTACCAGGAGGTCGCCCAGGCCCTGGACATCCCGGTCGGGACGGTCCGCTCGCGGCTCAACCGCGCGCGGCGCAAGGTGCGTACGGCGCTGGGAGCCGACCCGGCGTTCGTCGGTAACACTGCGGAGGTGGTCTGACGTGGACGAGTTGACCGAGGTACGGCAGTTGCGCTCCGGGGCACAGACCCCCGACCGGGCCCGGCTGGCGCCCGGCCGCACCCTGCTGCTGGACGCGGTGCGGGCCGGGGAGCGACGGCGTCGGGTGTGGGCGCGGCCCCAGCTGGCGATCGTCGGGGTCGTGGCGACGGTGACCGCGGTGGCGGTGACCGCGTCGCTTCTGGCGGGAGGGGACCACACCCGAGAGCAGGTGTCACCTGCGGCGCTGACCAATGCCGACCTGTCGGGGATGAGCGCGGCCGAGCTGCTGGAGCGGGCGGCGAAGGCGGTGGAGGGGCAGCCGACGGTTCCGGAGCCGAGGGCCAAGCAGTGGATCTACACCAAGTCGACGCTGGAGGCACCGGACGAGGAGGAGGTGCAAGTCGTCGGTACGGCGCCGTTCGCGCAGGAGATCTGGACGCGCTACGACGGTGGGGCGACGGCCCACGGGTGGCGTTCCACGAAGGACGGCGATATCAAGCTCCGCATCACGGAGACGAAGCCGGGGAGCCCTGCCGAGGGTGACGACCGTTCCCCGCAGGAGCTGTACCGCTTCCTGACCACCCTGCCGTCCGACGGCGAGGGAGCGCTGGAGGCCATCCGCGAGGAGGACGCCATCCCCGCGGAGGAGGGGAGCACACAGGCCGAGCAGGACGCCGTCGAGATCTCCGCCCTCCTCGACGCCGACATCAAGCCGTCCAAAGGCCTGGCCGGCCTCTACCGGGCCCTGGCCACCCTGCCCGACCTCTCCCTGGTCGACCACCTCGTCAAGGACGCCACGGGGCGGCGGGTCATCGCGTTGAGCGAGGGCACGGCCGCCGACCGGTACTGGCTGATCGACCCGGAGACGTACGACGTTCTCGGTACGCAGCACATCCGGGGCGGCAAGGTGATCGGCGGCAACTCGCTCATCAGCAGAGCCGTCGTGGACAAGGCGGGCGAGCGCGACTGACCTCGGCCCCTGACGCCGGGCGGCCCGTCCCACGGGGGTGGGCGGGCCGCCCGGCACCGTATGTCCGTAAAGTGCCCGGCCCCTGAGACGCCCCCGGCGCGGGTTGGCCCGCACAGCCCCCGGACAGTTAGGTTGCCCTCATGACCGACACGACTGCTCCTCGCACCACCGGCGCCGTGGCCGCCGGCCTCGCCACGATCGCCGCCGACGGCACCGTTCTCGACACCTGGTTCCCCGCGCCCGAGCTGGTCGCCGAGCCCGGCCCGGCCGGCACCGAGCGGCTGTCCGCCGAGCGGGCCGCGGAGCTGCTGGGCGGTGGCGCGACCGCCGCGCTCGGTCAGGACTCGCGCCGGGGCGTCGAGGTCGTCGCGGTCCGCACGGTCATCTCCTCGCTCGACGAGAAGCCGAGCGACACGCACGACGCCTACCTCCGCCTCCACCTGCTCTCCCACCGCCTGGTCAAGCCGCACGGCCAGAGCCTGGACGGCGTCTTCGGCCTCCTCGCCAACGTCGCCTGGACCTCCCTCGGCCCCGTCGCCGTCGACGACATCGAGAAGGTGCGCCTCAACGCCCGCGCCGAGGGCCTGCACCTCCAGGTCACCTCGATCGACAAGTTCCCGCGCATGACGGACTACGTCGCCCCCAAGGGCGTCCGGATCGCCGACGCCGACCGCGTCCGCCTCGGCGCGCACCTCGCCGAGGGCACCACGGTCATGCACGAGGGCTTCGTCAACTTCAACGCGGGCACCCTCGGCACGTCCATGGTCGAGGGCCGGATCTCCGCCGGCGTCGTCGTCGGCGACGGCTCGGACATCGGTGGCGGCGCCTCCACGATGGGCACGCTCTCCGGCGGCGGCAACGTCATCATCTCCATCGGCGAGCGCTGCCTGATCGGCGCCGAGGCGGGCGTCGGCATCGCGCTGGGCGACGAGTGCGTCGTCGAGGCCGGCCTCTACGTCACCGCCGGCACCCGGGTCACCATGCCCGACGGCCAGGTCGTCAAGGCCCGCGACCTCTCCGGCGCCTCGAACATCCTCTTCCGCCGCAACTCGGTCACCGGCGTCGTCGAGGCCCGCCCGAACAACGCGGTCTGGGGCGGCCTGAACGAGATCCTCCACAGCCACAACTGATCATCAAGGCCCCACGTACGGGTTACTCGGCGTGACCTTCGCGCGGTCCAGGCAGATGAACGGGCGGACACGGAGTCCGATCAGCTGCCGAGCCGACGAAATGAGGGGCCGACGAGATGAGGGGCCGAGGGATGAGGAACGACCGGGCGAGGGGCGTGGCGCGCGTGGTCACGGGGGTGCTGGCCGGGGCGACGCTGTGCTGGCTTCCGGCCGGGGCCGCGTACGCGGACGAGACCAACACCTCCTCGCACAACGGCCCCCGCATCGGGCTCGTCAACGTCGGCCAGGTCGACGACCCGATGGAGGACGTGCTGGAGCACACGCTGCTGTTCGGTGACGGGTACCGCTGGGGCTGACCCGGCCGTCGTCGGGAATTTGGGCCCGTACGCGCACACGCGCGTACGGGCCCGCACCTTTCTCCGCCCGTCCACGGTCCCCTCCCACGACTTTCTTCTCCGGGGTGACATAGCCGGGCGCGGGTCCGCGCGTCACACAGAGCACAGGGGCGGGACACAGGGCCCGCCAGGGAAGAGAAGGTGACGATGGATGCCGCGGGGCAGGAGAGCTTCCGGGAATTCGTGGCCGGACGGTCGTCGGCGCTGCTGAAGACCGCCGTGCTGCTGAGCGGCGGGGACCGGCACGCCGCCGAGGATCTGCTGCAGAACGCGCTGATCAAGGTCGCCGGCCGTTGGCAGCGGATCGACGAGCCGGAGGCGTACGTACGGCGGATCCTCTACCGGCAGCAGGTCAGCCGGTGGCGGCTGAAGTGGCGGCGCCGGGAGCTGACCGTCGCCGAGCCGCCCGAGAGCGGCGCCGCCGACGGGGCGGCCGGGGTGGAGCTGCGGCTGGTGATGCGCGGGGCGCTGGCCCGGCTCACCGCCCGGCAGCGAACCGTGCTGGTGCTCCGCTACTTCGAGGATCTGCCCGAGGGCGAGGTGGCCCGGATCCTCGGGTGCTCCGTCGGGACCGTCCGGTCCACGACCCACCGCTCGCTGGCCCGCCTGCGCGAACTCGCGCCCGAGCTGGCCACGCTCGGTCCCGCCGCCGCCGAACATGCTCCGTCCCGTGACTTCTCGCCCGTGGAGGTGCGTCCGTGAACGTCGATGAACTGGTGCGTGACTCCCTGCGGGAGCAGGCCGCCGAACAGACGCCCCTGGAGCCGGGCTTCGCGGACCGGGTGCTGGCGGTCCGGCGGGGCCGCAGGAACCGCACGATCGCGTGCACCGCCGCCGCCACGGCTGCGGTCGTGGCTGTCGCGGTGGGCGTGCCCGCACTGACCGGCGGCGGGGACGAGGTGCGGCCCGCCAGCGAGATGAACAAGAGCGACATCATCGCGCACCCCGACCAGTCACCGCCGAGGAACATGATCGCCGCGGGTGACACCGCGCTCTCCGCGTTCTTTGTGCGCAAGGCGGTCAAGCAGCCGGGCGGGGACATCGTCAACACCCGCGTCTACGGCCTTCTCGACCAGAAGACGGCCGCGTACCGCAAGACCAAGTGGGCGTTCCTGGACGTCGCACCAGGTATGCGCACCGCGGCCGTGCTGGAGGGCGACCTGCCCGCCAAGCGAATCGGCTTGCTCGACATGATCACGGGCAAGGTGGAGCGCTGGATCCCGGTGGACCACGGCGTCGCGTCCGTCGAGTTCTCCCCGGACGGCACCAAGCTCCTCGCGACGACCTACTCCAAGAACCCCGATCGGGACTTCGCCGATCACCCGCAGAACGTCAATGGCAAGGTGGTGCCGGGCCCCGTCCCCAGCAGGACCGGGTTCTCCGTCGTGGACCTGGGCTCGGGCGAGGAGAACTGGCACAAGGCACCGCAGTGGAAGGACGAGTCGGGCTTCCTCTTCAACAGCCGGGACGACCTGGAGTGGAGCAAGGACGGCCGGTCCGTCTCCTCGGACATC belongs to Streptomyces graminofaciens and includes:
- a CDS encoding AbfB domain-containing protein — its product is MPPKKSGPAPDQSTPQLPAPRPAKVWETGEAPDEGRIPGTRRLWLAGALALAVVSSCVTALVMQNSESDDKSRERTGRTTSAGDAVTPGITLPASPTSAPDGKSGLSKPQSEKESSKGKSDDAKGSDDDSDSSSESQEGGSKPDPKPSKSSGSSGSSGSNKPPSSSTSSSRKSVQAVNYPDRYWHLSGGAIRLDQVSSHSGSETREDSSFAVVSGLADSSCYSFRMEDGRYVRHQNFRLRVSGNDGSNLFKQDATFCPMRSPYSDAVMLKSVNYPDRFLRHENFELVLDPYGYNTTGRQDFFFRLVKGFG
- a CDS encoding DMT family transporter produces the protein MGYLLLAGAIAAEVAATTAMKYSEGFSRLWPSVVTGLGYLVSFVLLAQALKSMSIGTAYAIWSGAGTATVAVIGLVLFGESLGLAKVAGIALIIAGVVVLNLGGAH
- a CDS encoding TetR/AcrR family transcriptional regulator; the protein is MARRYDPERRQRIIDAAIRVVGEKGIAGLSHRAVAAEADVPLGSTTYHFTTLDELMVAALRQANEGFAKSVAARDALRDPGTDLAAELAALGGEWFAGDRTGLEVEYELYLAALRRPALRPVADEWGRAFADSLARRTDPVTARALVALIDGICLQVLLTGAPYDEEYAREVLARVIPRGTPRRES
- a CDS encoding RNA polymerase sigma factor produces the protein MSGPPQAQLEDDAEVVAQSLEQPELFARLYDRYAPDIHRYVARRLGDGMADDITADTFLTAFRIRGRYDRNHANARPWLYGIAGNLIGKHRRTEVRALKALARTGHDPVAASWSETWVEQTDSRVAAQGPLAGALAALSSGDRHVLLLVAWADLGYQEVAQALDIPVGTVRSRLNRARRKVRTALGADPAFVGNTAEVV
- a CDS encoding CU044_5270 family protein; the protein is MDELTEVRQLRSGAQTPDRARLAPGRTLLLDAVRAGERRRRVWARPQLAIVGVVATVTAVAVTASLLAGGDHTREQVSPAALTNADLSGMSAAELLERAAKAVEGQPTVPEPRAKQWIYTKSTLEAPDEEEVQVVGTAPFAQEIWTRYDGGATAHGWRSTKDGDIKLRITETKPGSPAEGDDRSPQELYRFLTTLPSDGEGALEAIREEDAIPAEEGSTQAEQDAVEISALLDADIKPSKGLAGLYRALATLPDLSLVDHLVKDATGRRVIALSEGTAADRYWLIDPETYDVLGTQHIRGGKVIGGNSLISRAVVDKAGERD
- the dapD gene encoding 2,3,4,5-tetrahydropyridine-2,6-dicarboxylate N-succinyltransferase; its protein translation is MTDTTAPRTTGAVAAGLATIAADGTVLDTWFPAPELVAEPGPAGTERLSAERAAELLGGGATAALGQDSRRGVEVVAVRTVISSLDEKPSDTHDAYLRLHLLSHRLVKPHGQSLDGVFGLLANVAWTSLGPVAVDDIEKVRLNARAEGLHLQVTSIDKFPRMTDYVAPKGVRIADADRVRLGAHLAEGTTVMHEGFVNFNAGTLGTSMVEGRISAGVVVGDGSDIGGGASTMGTLSGGGNVIISIGERCLIGAEAGVGIALGDECVVEAGLYVTAGTRVTMPDGQVVKARDLSGASNILFRRNSVTGVVEARPNNAVWGGLNEILHSHN
- a CDS encoding SigE family RNA polymerase sigma factor; this encodes MDAAGQESFREFVAGRSSALLKTAVLLSGGDRHAAEDLLQNALIKVAGRWQRIDEPEAYVRRILYRQQVSRWRLKWRRRELTVAEPPESGAADGAAGVELRLVMRGALARLTARQRTVLVLRYFEDLPEGEVARILGCSVGTVRSTTHRSLARLRELAPELATLGPAAAEHAPSRDFSPVEVRP
- a CDS encoding WD40 repeat domain-containing protein translates to MNVDELVRDSLREQAAEQTPLEPGFADRVLAVRRGRRNRTIACTAAATAAVVAVAVGVPALTGGGDEVRPASEMNKSDIIAHPDQSPPRNMIAAGDTALSAFFVRKAVKQPGGDIVNTRVYGLLDQKTAAYRKTKWAFLDVAPGMRTAAVLEGDLPAKRIGLLDMITGKVERWIPVDHGVASVEFSPDGTKLLATTYSKNPDRDFADHPQNVNGKVVPGPVPSRTGFSVVDLGSGEENWHKAPQWKDESGFLFNSRDDLEWSKDGRSVSSDIGDEPFRQYYDLNGDKIDIPASEKYVSNAEAGLSPDGKLIGGDFSGHGGKVSSEIVDSRTGERVTTVPGQQLLAWADDERIIAWGCDPKRCSGKGEFHNQLILLTVGSDKVIQLSGFRKASAEYPGRWNPVFTQRWS